One part of the Methylobacterium terrae genome encodes these proteins:
- the pqqE gene encoding pyrroloquinoline quinone biosynthesis protein PqqE yields MNAVTPIPPAPIGLLAELTHRCPLRCPYCSNPLELDRRSAELDTATWQRVLAEAAGLGVLHVHLSGGEPTARQDIVAITRTCAELGLYSNLITSGVAGALDKLDALSEAGLDHVQLSVQAVEAANAERIGGLKNAQPQKFAFAERVTALGLPLTLNAVIHRGNIAEVPALIDLAVRLGAKRLEVAHTQYYGWAYVNRAALMPAKADVDRSIRTVEEARERLKGQLVIDLVVPDYYAKYPKACAGGWGRRLMNVTPTGKVLPCHAAETIPGLEFWHVQDRSLGQIWADSPAFRAYRGTDWMQEPCRSCDRREKDWGGCRCQALALAGDAAATDPACSLSGLHGKVQALAIAESALETAPDYQYRTIGGAPRTAVPEGAPV; encoded by the coding sequence ATGAACGCCGTCACGCCCATTCCACCGGCCCCGATCGGTCTTCTCGCCGAGCTGACCCATCGCTGCCCCCTGCGCTGCCCCTACTGCTCGAACCCGCTCGAGCTCGACCGGCGCTCGGCCGAGCTCGACACCGCGACCTGGCAGCGGGTGCTGGCCGAGGCGGCGGGCCTGGGCGTGCTGCACGTCCACCTCTCGGGCGGCGAGCCGACGGCGCGGCAGGACATCGTCGCGATCACCCGGACTTGCGCCGAGCTCGGCCTCTACTCGAACCTGATCACCTCCGGGGTGGCGGGGGCGCTGGACAAGCTCGACGCCCTGTCCGAGGCCGGCCTCGACCACGTGCAGCTCTCGGTCCAGGCGGTCGAGGCGGCCAATGCCGAGCGCATCGGCGGCCTCAAGAACGCGCAGCCGCAGAAATTCGCCTTCGCCGAGCGGGTGACGGCCCTCGGCCTGCCGCTGACGCTGAACGCCGTGATCCACCGCGGCAACATCGCCGAGGTGCCGGCGCTGATCGACCTCGCGGTCCGCCTCGGCGCCAAGCGCCTGGAGGTCGCCCACACCCAGTATTACGGCTGGGCCTACGTCAACCGCGCCGCCCTGATGCCGGCGAAAGCCGACGTCGACCGCTCGATCCGCACCGTCGAGGAGGCGCGCGAGCGCCTCAAGGGCCAGCTCGTCATCGACCTCGTGGTGCCGGACTACTACGCCAAGTACCCCAAGGCCTGCGCCGGCGGCTGGGGCCGGCGGCTGATGAACGTCACCCCGACCGGCAAGGTGCTGCCCTGCCACGCCGCCGAGACGATTCCCGGCCTCGAGTTCTGGCACGTGCAGGACCGCTCGCTCGGCCAGATCTGGGCCGATTCGCCGGCCTTCCGGGCCTATCGCGGCACGGACTGGATGCAGGAGCCCTGCCGCTCCTGCGACCGGCGCGAGAAGGATTGGGGCGGCTGCCGCTGCCAGGCCCTGGCGCTCGCCGGGGACGCCGCGGCGACCGACCCGGCCTGCTCGCTCTCAGGCCTGCACGGCAAGGTCCAGGCCCTGGCGATCGCCGAATCGGCGCTGGAGACCGCGCCCGACTACCAGTACCGCACCATCGGCGGCGCGCCGCGCACCGCCGTGCCCGAGGGAGCGCCCGTGTGA
- the pqqA gene encoding pyrroloquinoline quinone precursor peptide PqqA codes for MRWSMPIVAEICLGMEVTAYESAEIDPFH; via the coding sequence ATGCGTTGGTCGATGCCCATCGTCGCCGAGATCTGCCTCGGCATGGAAGTCACCGCCTACGAATCCGCCGAGATCGATCCGTTCCACTGA
- the pqqA gene encoding pyrroloquinoline quinone precursor peptide PqqA gives MKWSMPVVAEVCVGMEVTSYESAEIDPFN, from the coding sequence ATGAAGTGGTCGATGCCCGTCGTCGCCGAGGTCTGCGTCGGCATGGAAGTCACCTCGTACGAGTCCGCTGAGATCGATCCCTTCAACTAA
- a CDS encoding response regulator transcription factor, protein MTSVLIVEDDGDIRAMLARGLGAEGFDIDLAGGVDEALAAARERVPEAVLLDNMLPDGSGHDVCRSLREGGYPGAILFLSAKDDVGDRVDGLAVGADDYIVKPFVFDELLARLRTHLQRRRATGEARTLVTAGRLSLDLATRQVRFGEAGARLTQREAELLAILMEQASRPVTRGDIFDRLWASQGGLSLNVVDVYVGYLRTKLADIARAGGPSLVTVRGRGFMLDLREAGFRQ, encoded by the coding sequence ATGACCAGCGTGCTCATCGTCGAGGATGACGGCGACATCCGCGCCATGCTGGCCCGGGGCCTCGGCGCCGAGGGCTTCGACATCGACCTCGCCGGCGGCGTCGACGAGGCCCTGGCCGCCGCCCGCGAGCGGGTGCCGGAAGCGGTGCTCCTCGACAACATGCTGCCGGACGGCTCGGGCCACGACGTCTGCCGCTCGCTTCGCGAGGGCGGCTACCCGGGCGCGATCCTGTTCCTCAGCGCCAAGGACGACGTCGGCGACCGGGTCGACGGCCTGGCGGTCGGGGCCGACGACTACATCGTCAAGCCGTTCGTGTTCGACGAGCTGCTCGCGCGCCTGCGCACCCACCTGCAACGGCGGCGCGCCACCGGCGAGGCCCGCACCCTCGTCACCGCCGGGCGCCTCTCCCTCGACCTCGCGACCCGGCAGGTGCGCTTCGGCGAGGCCGGCGCCCGCCTGACGCAGCGCGAGGCGGAGCTCCTGGCGATCCTGATGGAGCAGGCGAGCCGCCCGGTCACGCGGGGCGACATCTTCGATCGCCTCTGGGCCAGCCAGGGCGGCCTCTCCCTCAACGTGGTCGACGTCTATGTCGGCTACCTGCGCACCAAGCTCGCCGACATCGCCCGGGCCGGCGGCCCGAGCCTCGTCACGGTGCGCGGGCGCGGCTTCATGCTCGACCTGCGCGAGGCCGGGTTTCGTCAGTGA
- the pqqB gene encoding pyrroloquinoline quinone biosynthesis protein PqqB yields the protein MQAIVLGSGAGGGVPQWNCRCPICALARAGDRRVLPRTQSSLAVSADGDHWLLVNASPDIRQQLFDTPALHPREGLRHSPIRAVLLTNGDVDHVAGLLTLREGQPFRLHATRGILESIAANRVFDVMAPGTVERTEIALDETFSPVPGLAVTLFPVPGKVPLWLEDGTPEIGAETESTVGAMIEAGGKRLAYVPGCARVTDGLKARVAGVDALLFDGTVLADDDMIRAGVGTKTGWRMGHVPMTGEGGSVAALADVPLGRRVFVHINNTNPVLVEGSEERRGIEAAGWIVAQDGLTLSL from the coding sequence ATGCAGGCCATCGTTCTGGGGTCCGGCGCGGGCGGGGGCGTGCCGCAGTGGAACTGCCGCTGCCCGATCTGCGCCCTGGCCCGGGCGGGCGACCGCCGGGTTCTCCCCCGCACCCAGTCGAGCCTCGCCGTCTCCGCAGACGGTGATCACTGGCTCCTGGTGAACGCCTCGCCGGACATCCGCCAGCAACTCTTCGACACGCCCGCACTGCACCCGCGCGAGGGCCTGCGCCACTCGCCGATCCGGGCGGTGCTGCTCACCAACGGCGACGTCGACCACGTCGCGGGCCTGCTCACCCTGCGCGAGGGCCAGCCCTTCCGGCTCCACGCGACGCGCGGCATCCTCGAATCGATCGCGGCCAACCGCGTCTTCGACGTGATGGCGCCGGGCACGGTCGAGCGGACCGAGATCGCCCTGGACGAGACCTTCTCGCCCGTGCCGGGCCTCGCCGTGACGCTGTTCCCGGTGCCCGGCAAGGTGCCGCTCTGGCTCGAGGACGGCACGCCGGAGATCGGCGCCGAGACCGAGAGCACCGTCGGCGCGATGATCGAAGCCGGGGGGAAGCGCCTCGCCTACGTGCCGGGCTGCGCCCGGGTCACGGACGGCCTCAAGGCCCGGGTCGCCGGGGTCGACGCGCTCCTGTTCGACGGCACGGTGCTGGCCGACGACGACATGATCCGCGCCGGGGTCGGCACCAAGACCGGCTGGCGCATGGGCCACGTGCCGATGACCGGCGAGGGCGGCTCGGTCGCGGCGCTCGCCGACGTGCCGCTCGGCCGGCGGGTCTTCGTCCACATCAACAACACCAACCCGGTGCTGGTGGAAGGCTCCGAGGAGCGCCGCGGCATCGAGGCGGCGGGATGGATCGTGGCGCAGGACGGGCTGACGCTGAGCCTCTAG